Proteins encoded together in one Cryptosporangium aurantiacum window:
- a CDS encoding LysR family transcriptional regulator — protein MAYTLEQLRGLVAVAEELHFGRAAARLRMTQPPLSRQIQKLEATVGARLLDRDNRRVSLTPAGEAFLREARRILALAEAAPEIAQRVSSGSRGLLRLGFTAASTFGILGQLLNELERQLPEVQIDLFEMVTREQVAALANDDLDLGLARPPFDAELFDSVLLHREALLLAVPVNHPLTTLERAVEPADLATEPLIFHSQQKARYFYDLVVSMVPLAQERVVHTVSQILTMLWLVAARRGVAFVPASATLLRIPDVAFVPLATPVAEPVELHLLWPRHSRNPALGRALRVLRETMP, from the coding sequence ATGGCGTACACACTGGAGCAACTCCGGGGTCTCGTCGCCGTGGCCGAGGAGCTGCACTTCGGCCGGGCCGCCGCGCGATTACGGATGACGCAGCCGCCGCTGAGCAGGCAGATCCAGAAACTGGAGGCCACGGTCGGGGCGCGCCTGCTCGACCGCGACAACCGGCGCGTGTCGCTGACCCCGGCCGGTGAGGCGTTCCTCCGGGAGGCGCGGCGCATCCTCGCGCTCGCCGAGGCGGCCCCGGAGATCGCCCAGCGGGTCTCGTCCGGCTCCCGTGGCCTGCTGCGGCTCGGCTTCACCGCGGCGTCGACGTTCGGCATCCTCGGCCAGCTGCTCAACGAGCTCGAGCGGCAGCTGCCCGAGGTACAGATCGACCTGTTCGAGATGGTCACCCGCGAACAGGTCGCGGCGCTCGCCAACGACGATCTCGACCTGGGCCTGGCCCGGCCGCCGTTCGACGCCGAGCTGTTCGACTCCGTGCTGCTGCACCGCGAGGCCCTGCTGCTCGCGGTACCGGTGAACCATCCGCTGACCACGCTCGAACGCGCCGTGGAACCGGCCGACCTCGCCACCGAACCGCTGATCTTCCACTCCCAGCAGAAGGCCCGGTACTTCTACGACCTGGTCGTCAGCATGGTGCCGCTGGCCCAGGAACGTGTCGTGCACACGGTCAGCCAGATCCTGACGATGCTCTGGCTGGTCGCCGCCCGCCGGGGCGTCGCGTTCGTCCCCGCGTCGGCCACGCTGCTGCGCATCCCGGACGTCGCTTTCGTCCCGCTGGCCACTCCGGTCGCCGAGCCGGTCGAGCTGCACCTGCTCTGGCCCCGGCACTCCCGCAACCCGGCGCTCGGGCGAGCGCTCCGAGTACTGCGAGAAACAATGCCCTAG
- a CDS encoding tripartite tricarboxylate transporter substrate binding protein, protein MSTRVRAVAAGITLVLVAALSGCGGNLGDDGSDAAGSYPERAVTLFVGQDAGGSTDLIARALADEVSEDLGKPVTVVNRPGANGGVAAKQLAAAKPDGYTVMIFVGSLAYITPLAVAPEEAVDITQYEVITGISQDDFVLVAHPKTGFTTVKDIQDAKRPIKYATTGVGTGSQLTQALLFAQSKVQATAVPFDGGAPALAAVLGGQVDVASIQLGEAQPQIKAGKLTPLVTFAAKRPAYLPDSPTAVEAGFNVPVQQSRAIVAPDGTPQEVIDRLRNAFAKAFESEKYQAFNAERLLTPNEVEGPTLLEQWTKARETYRGLVEQYKIDLGGE, encoded by the coding sequence ATGTCTACGAGGGTTCGGGCGGTGGCAGCGGGCATCACGCTCGTTCTCGTCGCCGCGCTGTCCGGGTGCGGCGGCAACCTGGGTGACGACGGTTCCGACGCGGCCGGTTCCTATCCGGAGCGTGCGGTGACGTTATTCGTCGGCCAGGACGCCGGTGGCAGCACCGACCTGATCGCCAGGGCCCTCGCCGACGAGGTGAGCGAGGACCTCGGGAAGCCGGTCACGGTCGTCAACCGGCCCGGGGCCAACGGCGGAGTGGCCGCCAAGCAGCTCGCCGCGGCGAAGCCCGACGGTTACACCGTGATGATCTTCGTCGGCTCGCTCGCGTACATCACCCCGCTGGCCGTCGCGCCGGAGGAGGCCGTCGACATCACGCAGTACGAGGTCATCACCGGGATCTCCCAGGACGACTTCGTGCTCGTGGCCCATCCGAAGACCGGCTTCACCACGGTCAAGGACATCCAGGACGCCAAGCGGCCGATCAAGTACGCGACGACCGGGGTGGGCACCGGAAGCCAGCTGACCCAGGCCCTGCTGTTCGCGCAGTCGAAGGTGCAGGCCACGGCGGTGCCGTTCGACGGCGGCGCGCCGGCGCTGGCCGCGGTGCTCGGTGGCCAGGTCGACGTCGCCTCGATCCAGCTCGGCGAGGCGCAGCCCCAGATCAAGGCCGGAAAGCTCACGCCGCTGGTGACGTTCGCCGCGAAGCGCCCCGCGTACCTGCCGGACAGCCCGACCGCGGTCGAGGCCGGGTTCAACGTGCCGGTGCAGCAGTCGCGGGCGATCGTGGCGCCGGACGGGACGCCGCAGGAGGTCATCGACCGGCTGCGGAACGCGTTCGCGAAGGCGTTCGAGTCGGAGAAGTACCAGGCGTTCAACGCCGAGCGGCTGCTCACGCCGAACGAGGTGGAGGGGCCGACGCTGCTGGAGCAGTGGACGAAGGCGCGCGAGACGTACCGAGGGCTCGTCGAGCAGTACAAGATCGACTTGGGTGGCGAGTGA
- a CDS encoding tripartite tricarboxylate transporter TctB family protein, with product MTPPEDAPPPEAALPGSGAPPSETAPPPAAAGSEAAGPEAAGPEAAGPEAAGPEAAGPVANVVAAAVVVVLGAAAFAGALTLGMGSAAEPGPGLWPALVSAALVVLGLVLALRARRTDDAERFSRTSLLVIAAVATMAVFVAVIGVVGFEIPAAVLAFVWLRFLGRESWRMSIVVSLALTVVFYALFVGALDVTIPHLF from the coding sequence GTGACACCGCCCGAAGACGCACCACCGCCGGAGGCGGCGCTGCCCGGTTCGGGCGCGCCGCCGTCCGAGACCGCACCACCGCCAGCGGCTGCCGGGTCGGAGGCCGCTGGGCCGGAGGCCGCTGGGCCGGAGGCCGCTGGGCCGGAGGCCGCTGGGCCGGAGGCCGCTGGGCCGGTCGCGAACGTGGTGGCAGCGGCCGTCGTGGTCGTCCTCGGCGCCGCCGCCTTCGCCGGAGCGCTGACCCTCGGCATGGGCAGCGCCGCCGAGCCCGGCCCCGGCCTCTGGCCCGCCCTGGTCAGCGCCGCGCTGGTCGTGCTCGGCCTGGTGCTCGCGCTCCGGGCCCGCCGGACCGACGACGCCGAACGCTTCAGCCGCACGAGCCTGCTGGTCATCGCTGCGGTGGCGACGATGGCCGTCTTCGTCGCGGTGATCGGCGTCGTCGGTTTCGAGATTCCGGCCGCGGTGCTGGCGTTCGTCTGGCTGCGGTTCCTCGGCCGGGAGAGCTGGCGCATGTCGATCGTCGTCAGCCTCGCTCTCACGGTCGTGTTCTACGCGCTGTTCGTCGGCGCGCTCGACGTCACCATTCCGCACCTGTTCTGA
- a CDS encoding tripartite tricarboxylate transporter permease gives MLDGFTVVLEPKNLLYCFIGVVVGMLIGVLPGLGPAATIAILLPLTFGLEPVTAIILLAGIFYGAQYGGTITSVLLRLPGEASSVVTVFDGHALARQGRAGTALGIAAIGSFVGGTMSVVALSLVAPFVAAFALDFGPPEYTALALLGILLVSTISTGGKLKALVAAVLGLLLAVVGRDGFTSAERFTFGNLSLADGLDFVPIAMGLFGLGEILYNLEERHRAVSPPTTVANVWPSRADLRQASGAIGRGGVLGFVLGILPGGGAVLSSLAAYAVEKRRSRHPERFGHGAIEGVAAPETANNAAATSSFIPLLSLGLPANATMAVIFGALLIQGVTPGPQLVTEQPELFWGVINSMYLGNVLLLIMSIPLVGLFVRILRVRPAILAPITTLITLVGAYTVNNSVFDIGLVIVFGVIGYLMKKFGFDPGPLVLAFVLGSLLETSLRRSLLLFDGDPTGFLTRPISGTLFALFLAVALLPLGRAVARRRRSDQAPREPIER, from the coding sequence CTGCTCGACGGCTTCACCGTCGTCCTCGAGCCGAAGAACCTGCTGTACTGCTTCATCGGCGTCGTCGTCGGCATGCTCATCGGCGTCCTACCGGGCCTAGGCCCGGCCGCCACCATCGCGATCCTGCTGCCGCTGACGTTCGGCCTAGAGCCGGTGACCGCGATCATTCTGCTGGCGGGCATCTTCTACGGCGCCCAGTACGGCGGCACGATCACGTCCGTGTTGTTACGCCTGCCCGGCGAGGCGTCGTCGGTCGTCACGGTCTTCGACGGGCACGCGCTCGCCCGGCAGGGCAGAGCCGGCACCGCGCTCGGCATCGCGGCGATCGGGTCGTTCGTCGGCGGCACGATGTCGGTCGTCGCGCTCAGCCTGGTCGCGCCGTTCGTCGCCGCGTTCGCGCTGGACTTCGGGCCACCCGAGTACACCGCGCTGGCGCTGCTCGGCATCCTGCTGGTGTCCACGATCTCCACCGGCGGCAAGCTGAAGGCCCTGGTGGCCGCCGTGCTCGGCCTGCTGCTGGCCGTCGTCGGCCGGGACGGTTTCACCAGCGCCGAGCGGTTCACGTTCGGGAACCTGTCGCTCGCCGACGGGCTGGACTTCGTCCCGATCGCAATGGGGCTGTTCGGTCTCGGGGAGATCCTCTACAACCTCGAGGAACGGCATCGGGCGGTGAGCCCGCCGACGACCGTGGCCAACGTGTGGCCGAGCCGCGCCGACCTGCGGCAGGCCAGCGGCGCGATCGGCCGGGGTGGTGTCCTGGGGTTCGTTCTCGGCATCCTGCCCGGCGGCGGCGCGGTGCTCTCGTCGCTCGCCGCGTACGCGGTGGAGAAACGCCGCTCCCGCCACCCCGAGCGCTTCGGGCACGGGGCGATCGAGGGCGTCGCCGCACCCGAGACCGCGAACAACGCCGCTGCCACGTCGTCGTTCATCCCGTTGCTCTCGCTCGGCCTCCCGGCCAACGCGACGATGGCCGTCATCTTCGGTGCGCTGCTGATCCAGGGCGTCACGCCGGGGCCGCAGCTGGTCACCGAGCAGCCCGAGCTGTTCTGGGGCGTCATCAACTCGATGTACCTGGGCAACGTGCTGCTGCTGATCATGAGCATCCCGCTGGTCGGGCTGTTCGTGCGCATCCTGCGGGTCCGGCCGGCGATCCTGGCGCCGATCACCACGCTGATCACGCTCGTCGGGGCCTACACGGTCAACAACAGCGTCTTCGACATCGGGCTGGTCATCGTGTTCGGCGTCATCGGCTACCTGATGAAGAAGTTCGGCTTCGACCCCGGCCCGCTGGTGCTGGCGTTCGTGCTCGGGTCGCTGCTGGAGACGTCGCTACGCCGGTCGTTGCTGCTCTTCGACGGTGATCCGACCGGGTTCCTGACCCGCCCGATCTCGGGGACGCTGTTCGCGCTCTTCCTCGCCGTGGCGCTGCTGCCGCTCGGCCGAGCTGTGGCGCGCCGGCGACGGTCCGACCAGGCTCCGCGGGAACCGATCGAGCGCTAA
- a CDS encoding TetR/AcrR family transcriptional regulator codes for MSTVGTEKAVREGSPAKRTAILAAARELFLRHGVDRVSMDAVAARATVSKRTVYDYFGDKRRLFLAILSDASESMNASVRRALDDHLSDDAGITTVPQLEKALTGFAIDLGTTIVGSADYTAAFALVAQQRWQEPTAEDDVMTAAAEEAFTERLAHFVAVGLLDADDPRLATNHFNALTVLLAYHDQPDPAKADPARVRRTMVDGVRAFIRAYGAR; via the coding sequence ATGAGCACTGTCGGCACGGAGAAAGCGGTGCGCGAGGGGTCACCGGCAAAACGGACCGCGATCCTCGCCGCCGCCCGCGAACTCTTCCTGCGTCACGGGGTGGACCGCGTCAGCATGGACGCGGTCGCGGCTCGGGCCACAGTGTCGAAACGCACCGTGTACGACTACTTCGGCGACAAACGCCGGCTCTTCCTGGCGATCCTCTCGGACGCCTCCGAGTCGATGAACGCCTCGGTGCGCCGAGCGCTCGACGATCACCTCTCCGACGACGCGGGCATCACCACCGTGCCCCAGCTGGAGAAGGCGCTCACCGGGTTCGCGATCGACCTCGGCACGACGATCGTCGGCTCGGCCGACTACACCGCGGCCTTCGCGCTCGTCGCCCAGCAGCGCTGGCAGGAGCCGACGGCCGAGGACGACGTCATGACCGCGGCAGCGGAGGAGGCGTTCACCGAACGCCTCGCCCACTTCGTCGCCGTCGGTCTCCTGGACGCGGACGACCCGCGGCTGGCCACCAACCACTTCAACGCGCTGACCGTGCTGCTCGCGTACCACGATCAGCCGGACCCCGCGAAGGCCGACCCGGCGCGCGTTCGCCGGACCATGGTCGACGGGGTCCGCGCGTTCATCCGCGCGTACGGCGCCCGCTAG
- a CDS encoding mycofactocin-coupled SDR family oxidoreductase, protein MGKLEGKVAFITGAARGQGRSHAIRLAQEGADIIAVDICSQLESVRYPMGTAEELEETVRAVEALDRRIIARQADVRDITGLRKAFEEGVAALGPVDIVLANAGIGAGGAPVSEEQEWEEVVAVNLTGVWNTGRVAIPSMLERNQGGSIVLTSSTGGLVGVGIPTAGFLGYTAAKHGVIGLMRSWANFLAPFKIRVNSVAPTAVRTPMAADGDLQAILERAPALANALTNAMPVDLVEPEDISAAIAWLVSDDARYVTGTVVPVDAGLLNKR, encoded by the coding sequence ATGGGAAAGCTCGAGGGCAAGGTCGCCTTCATCACCGGAGCCGCCCGCGGCCAGGGTCGTAGCCACGCGATCCGGCTGGCGCAGGAGGGCGCGGACATCATCGCGGTCGACATCTGTTCCCAGCTGGAATCCGTCCGCTATCCGATGGGCACCGCCGAGGAGCTCGAGGAGACCGTCCGCGCGGTCGAGGCGCTCGACCGGCGGATCATCGCCCGCCAGGCCGACGTCCGGGACATCACCGGGCTGCGCAAGGCGTTCGAGGAAGGAGTCGCCGCGTTAGGGCCGGTGGACATCGTCCTGGCCAACGCGGGCATCGGTGCGGGTGGCGCCCCGGTCTCCGAGGAGCAGGAGTGGGAGGAGGTCGTGGCCGTCAACCTGACCGGTGTGTGGAACACCGGCCGGGTCGCGATCCCGTCGATGCTCGAACGCAACCAGGGCGGATCGATCGTGCTGACCAGCTCGACCGGCGGCCTGGTCGGCGTCGGCATCCCGACCGCGGGATTCCTCGGCTACACCGCGGCCAAGCACGGTGTGATCGGGCTGATGCGGTCGTGGGCGAACTTCCTCGCGCCGTTCAAGATCCGGGTGAACAGCGTCGCACCGACCGCTGTGCGCACGCCGATGGCCGCCGACGGTGACCTCCAGGCCATCCTCGAACGCGCCCCGGCGCTCGCCAACGCGCTGACCAACGCGATGCCCGTCGACCTGGTCGAGCCGGAGGACATCTCCGCCGCGATCGCCTGGCTCGTCTCCGACGACGCGCGGTACGTCACCGGCACCGTCGTCCCGGTGGACGCGGGCCTGCTGAACAAGCGCTAG
- a CDS encoding cytochrome P450, producing MSPQEPVYWDPYDRDIANDPYPVYQRLRTEAPLYYNDKHDFYALSRYGDIDAALQDWKTFSSARGPILEIIKADIEIPPGTLIMEDPPAHDIQRKLLSRVFTPKRVLMLEPQIRAYCVRSLDRLDGVDQFDFMAEYAKEIPMRVIGMLLGIPETDQEAVRDRADANLRTEPGQQMNVEERGIGNPDLFGDYIDWRVDHPSDDLMTDMLRAEFVDIHDVRRTLTRDEILTYVSVLAGAGNETTARLLGWLGSLLAKYPEQRAELVDDPSLIPNAIEETLRFEPTGHAIARYVTTDIEFHGVTVPAGSAISLIIASANRDSDRWSDPDRFDVRRSVSHLRTFGFGPHFCLGASLARLEARVAMEEFLKRFPRWDVDWDALSLSSTSTVRGWEALPITVN from the coding sequence GTGAGTCCACAAGAGCCGGTCTACTGGGACCCGTACGACCGCGACATCGCCAACGATCCTTACCCGGTCTACCAGCGGCTGCGCACCGAAGCTCCGCTCTACTACAACGACAAACACGATTTTTACGCGCTGAGCCGCTACGGCGACATCGACGCGGCGCTCCAGGACTGGAAGACGTTCTCGTCCGCGCGCGGCCCGATCCTGGAGATCATCAAGGCCGATATCGAGATCCCGCCGGGCACGCTGATCATGGAAGACCCGCCGGCGCACGACATTCAGCGCAAGCTGCTCTCCCGCGTGTTCACCCCGAAGCGCGTGCTCATGCTCGAACCGCAGATCCGGGCGTACTGCGTTCGCTCCCTCGACCGGCTCGACGGCGTCGATCAGTTCGACTTCATGGCCGAGTACGCCAAGGAGATCCCGATGCGCGTCATCGGGATGCTGCTCGGCATCCCGGAGACCGACCAGGAAGCCGTCCGCGACCGCGCGGACGCGAACCTGCGCACCGAACCCGGCCAGCAGATGAACGTCGAAGAGCGCGGGATCGGCAACCCGGACCTATTTGGCGACTACATCGACTGGCGCGTCGATCACCCGTCGGACGACTTGATGACCGACATGCTGCGCGCGGAGTTCGTCGACATCCACGACGTCAGGCGCACGCTGACCCGCGACGAGATCCTGACCTACGTCTCGGTCCTGGCCGGCGCGGGCAACGAGACCACCGCGCGGCTCCTCGGATGGCTGGGCTCCCTGCTGGCCAAGTATCCCGAGCAGCGCGCCGAACTGGTCGACGACCCGTCGCTGATCCCCAACGCGATCGAGGAGACGCTGCGGTTCGAGCCGACCGGCCACGCGATCGCCCGGTACGTCACCACCGACATCGAGTTCCACGGCGTCACCGTGCCCGCGGGCAGCGCGATCTCGCTGATCATCGCGTCGGCCAACCGGGACTCCGATCGCTGGTCCGACCCCGACCGCTTCGACGTCCGCCGCTCGGTGAGCCACCTGCGGACGTTCGGCTTCGGCCCGCACTTCTGCCTCGGTGCCTCGCTGGCCCGGCTGGAGGCTCGGGTCGCGATGGAGGAGTTCCTGAAGCGGTTCCCGCGGTGGGACGTCGACTGGGACGCGCTGTCGCTGTCGTCCACCTCGACGGTCCGCGGCTGGGAAGCCCTTCCGATCACCGTCAACTAA
- a CDS encoding TetR family transcriptional regulator, with translation MPGATSMTTAEAIYEAGRRLFLRDGYATTTVRAIAAEAGINPALVIRHYGSKEALFLATMTPTNGFTPILEGPLESLGEALVEFVINTAGTPGSDTFQALIMAADRPDVRERILSASREFFEQGLAERLSGDDRELRARLVSAQVSGLMLSYWVLKDPVLTRSDRRRMVALAGRALQRLITP, from the coding sequence GTGCCCGGAGCTACCTCGATGACCACCGCTGAGGCAATCTATGAGGCAGGCCGTCGGCTGTTCCTCCGCGACGGCTACGCGACGACCACGGTGCGCGCGATCGCCGCCGAGGCCGGCATCAACCCGGCGCTGGTCATCCGTCACTACGGGTCGAAAGAAGCGCTGTTCCTGGCGACGATGACCCCGACCAACGGGTTCACGCCGATCCTCGAAGGCCCACTGGAGTCGCTGGGCGAAGCGCTCGTCGAGTTCGTCATCAACACCGCGGGCACCCCCGGCAGCGACACGTTCCAGGCACTCATCATGGCCGCCGACCGCCCGGACGTTCGCGAGCGCATCCTCAGCGCCTCGCGAGAGTTCTTCGAGCAAGGGCTGGCCGAGCGCCTGTCCGGCGACGATCGGGAGCTGCGCGCACGCCTGGTGTCAGCTCAGGTCTCCGGCCTGATGCTGTCGTACTGGGTGCTTAAGGATCCGGTCCTCACCCGGAGCGACCGCCGCCGCATGGTCGCGCTGGCAGGGCGAGCGCTGCAACGCCTGATCACGCCCTGA
- a CDS encoding YybH family protein — MDEIQELIERWVLAVGAGDLDAVVADHAEDIVMFDVPPPENGVRGLDAYRQTWPPFFEWLRSGAVFELVSLEVTAGEDVAFAVALLRCGQPADVADRRLRLTLGLRREDGRWVVAHEHHSFTVSDSAAGVEALHKAWFGATAAKDLDTMMAGIADDVVSYEHEAPLEYVGVDAVRAVCATGLDSSTGTVTWDVPDLRILVRDDLAVSWGLNRMTAAQPDGTVAETWSRGTRVFRRSAGEWLMVHQHVSWPVDTSTGKAHTTLRP, encoded by the coding sequence ATGGACGAAATACAGGAACTCATCGAACGCTGGGTGCTGGCCGTCGGGGCCGGCGATCTGGACGCCGTCGTCGCCGACCACGCCGAGGACATCGTGATGTTCGACGTGCCGCCGCCGGAGAACGGTGTACGTGGCCTCGACGCGTACCGGCAGACGTGGCCGCCGTTCTTCGAGTGGCTGCGGTCGGGAGCGGTGTTCGAGCTGGTGTCGCTGGAGGTCACCGCGGGGGAGGACGTGGCGTTCGCGGTGGCGCTGCTGCGGTGCGGCCAACCGGCGGATGTCGCTGATCGCCGATTGCGGCTGACGCTCGGGCTGCGTCGGGAGGACGGCCGGTGGGTGGTGGCGCACGAACACCACTCGTTCACCGTGTCCGATTCCGCGGCGGGCGTCGAGGCGCTACACAAGGCCTGGTTCGGCGCCACCGCGGCGAAGGACCTGGACACGATGATGGCCGGCATCGCGGACGACGTCGTGTCGTACGAGCACGAGGCGCCGCTGGAGTACGTGGGCGTGGACGCGGTGCGCGCGGTGTGCGCGACCGGCCTGGACTCCTCGACCGGGACAGTGACCTGGGACGTACCGGACCTGCGGATCCTGGTGCGCGACGACCTGGCCGTGTCGTGGGGCCTCAACCGGATGACCGCCGCGCAGCCGGACGGCACGGTAGCCGAGACCTGGTCCCGCGGCACGCGGGTGTTCCGCCGTAGCGCGGGGGAGTGGCTCATGGTGCACCAGCACGTCTCCTGGCCGGTCGACACGTCGACGGGGAAAGCCCACACGACCCTGCGGCCCTAG
- a CDS encoding RNA polymerase subunit sigma-70 translates to MTGFEQLVEPLRTELHVHCYQLLGSVHDADDAVQETLLRAWRALDGFEDQGAGIRPWLFRIATNRCLTLLERRARRELPADLSVASDPHWIEPYPAPEGAVLARESLELAFVAALQHLPPLQRAVLLLREAQGFPASEVAALLDTTVPAVNSALQRARAALPAVTPSSGPGDPGVRELARRYASAWEAGDVETILALLAGDARYSMPPEAAWYAGADAIRGFLLAGPLKFRWKFRATTANGQIAFGTYLLRSGAYRPGGLDVLSIRDGRVTEVVSFLTADLSAFGLPENLPVER, encoded by the coding sequence GTGACCGGGTTCGAGCAGCTCGTCGAGCCACTCCGCACCGAGCTGCATGTCCACTGCTACCAGCTGCTCGGCTCCGTGCACGATGCGGACGACGCCGTCCAGGAAACGCTCCTCCGGGCGTGGCGGGCACTCGACGGCTTCGAGGACCAGGGCGCCGGAATCCGCCCCTGGCTTTTCCGCATCGCGACTAACCGGTGCCTGACCCTGCTGGAGCGCCGCGCCCGCCGCGAGCTACCGGCCGACCTCAGCGTGGCGTCGGACCCGCACTGGATCGAGCCCTACCCCGCGCCGGAAGGAGCGGTGTTGGCGCGGGAGAGCCTGGAGCTGGCGTTCGTGGCCGCGCTGCAGCACCTGCCGCCGCTCCAGCGGGCCGTGCTGTTGTTGCGCGAAGCGCAGGGTTTCCCGGCGAGCGAGGTCGCGGCGCTTCTTGATACCACCGTGCCCGCGGTGAACAGCGCACTGCAACGAGCCCGGGCAGCGCTGCCGGCAGTGACGCCGTCCTCGGGCCCGGGCGATCCGGGCGTGCGGGAGCTGGCGCGGCGGTACGCGTCGGCGTGGGAAGCCGGCGACGTGGAGACGATCCTCGCACTGCTGGCGGGCGACGCGCGCTACTCGATGCCGCCGGAAGCGGCGTGGTACGCGGGAGCGGACGCGATCCGCGGGTTCCTGCTCGCCGGGCCGCTGAAATTCCGGTGGAAGTTCCGGGCCACGACCGCGAACGGGCAGATCGCGTTCGGCACGTATCTGCTGCGCTCCGGCGCCTACCGGCCGGGTGGGCTGGACGTGCTGTCGATCCGGGACGGTCGTGTCACCGAGGTGGTGTCGTTCCTCACCGCGGACCTGAGCGCGTTCGGCCTGCCGGAGAACCTTCCCGTGGAGCGATGA
- a CDS encoding HAD hydrolase-like protein, whose translation MLVRTGKFTADALERPEGSPDHVVDSFADVPALLDLW comes from the coding sequence GTGTTGGTCCGGACCGGCAAGTTCACAGCGGACGCGCTCGAGCGGCCGGAGGGATCGCCCGATCACGTCGTCGACTCGTTCGCCGACGTACCGGCGCTGCTCGACCTCTGGTGA
- a CDS encoding transposase gives MVNKHYPAQFKADAVALYRSRPEATIAQIADDLGINRETLRNWVRLDDQRRGETGRSRPSATAHGPASGAVEEENAALRRRVRELEDEREILAHPIGRSRDRCPATRPDRLCAPAHAGRPRRRRTHRCTTAHLTWRFSGRGTTADLNSPSSVPAR, from the coding sequence ATGGTGAACAAGCACTATCCGGCGCAGTTCAAGGCCGACGCGGTCGCGTTGTACCGGTCTAGGCCCGAGGCGACGATCGCCCAGATCGCCGACGACCTAGGCATCAACCGGGAGACACTGCGCAACTGGGTGCGGCTGGATGACCAGCGACGCGGTGAGACCGGCCGTTCGCGGCCATCAGCAACGGCGCACGGGCCGGCGTCCGGTGCGGTGGAAGAGGAGAACGCCGCGCTGCGCCGACGGGTCCGTGAGTTGGAAGACGAGCGGGAGATCCTGGCTCACCCGATCGGTCGTAGTCGCGATCGTTGTCCAGCAACTCGACCAGACCGGCTGTGCGCCCCTGCTCACGCCGGAAGGCCACGACGCCGCCGAACGCACCGCTGCACTACTGCTCATCTCACTTGGCGTTTCTCTGGGCGGGGTACAACGGCCGACCTGAACAGCCCGTCTTCGGTCCCGGCCCGATGA